Sequence from the uncultured Flavobacterium sp. genome:
CAACAGATGATGAAACTCGTTACAACTATGCTTTGGCAAAACAAAAGCTAAAAGAAAATCCTCCTAAAAACGATAAGAACAAAGACAAAAATAAAGATAAGGACAAGGATAAAAACAAAGACAAGGACAAAGACAAGGATAAAAATAAAGATAAAGACAAGGATAAGGACAAAAAAGACGACAAGGGCGATAAAGACAAAGATAAAAAAGATGGTAAAAACGATCCTAAGAAAGATGATAAGTCAGACAATAAAGGAGAGCCAAAACCACAGCCTGGAGGAATTTCTAAAGAACGAGTTCAGAATTTATTAGATGCTGTAAACAACGAAGAGAAGAAAATTCAGGATAAAGTAAACGCTCAAAAAGTAAAAGGTTCTCCTAAAAAAACAGAAAAAGACTGGTAAAAACATCGTTTAATCGTTTATTTGTTTAACCGTTAATTTGACTACGAGTAAACAATAAAAAAAACGATTAAACAGTTAAACTAAAACAACGATTAAACAATTTAATGAAAAGATATTTAATTCTATTCCTATTCACTTTTCAAGGGCTTTTGGCTCAAGTTCAATTTGAAGCCAGAGTAAGCAAAAACACGCTCGGACTGAACGAAAGATTCCGCATTGACTTTATGATGAATGTTGATGGAGACAACTTTGATCAGCCTTCATTTGAAGGTTTTAGAATCGTTGGTGGTCCAAGTCAACAAGTAAGTCAGTCTTGGGTAAACGGAAGAAGTTCTTTTCAAAAAATATATTCCTATATTCTACAGCCTGAGAAAAAGGGAACTTTTTACATCAAACAGGCTGCAATTGAATACAACGGTCAGATTTACAAAACAGCACCTATAAAAATTGTTGTTACAAATGCCGTTGCACAAGAAAGAGATCCTAATGATAGCGGCAGACCTCAGGGAACTTCTACCGGAGATGAAATGCTTAATCTTGTTGCCGAAATCTCTAAAACGAATCCTTATTTGAATGAGCCAATTACAGTGGTTTACAAACTGTATTTCAATTATATCAATGTTACCGGTTTTAAAGAATTGGCTAAGCCAAAATACAACGACTTCTGGAATCAGAATATTGACATCAAGCAATTGGCCGTTGAGCAAGGAACTTATCAGGGTCAAAGATGTTATTATGTAATCTTAAAGAAAACCATTTTATATCCTCAAAAATCAGGCAGACTTACTATTGAACCACTTTCGTTGGATATTGGCGTTCAATTGCCTTCGAATCGTCGTGATATGTTTGGTCAGATGATTGTAACTGATGGAAATAAAGTTGTTTCTGCCGGAGCAAAAACGATCAATGTAAGACCTCTTCCAGAAGCTACTAAACCGGAAGGTTTTGGCGGAGCGGTTGGTAAATTTGATTTTACGGTAACGCCTTCTAAAACAACATTAAAAAGCGGAGAAAGTCTTGATTTGATTGTTAGCGCTTCAGGAAACGGAAACATGAAATTGTTTACTTTGCCAAAACCTGTCGTTCCTAATGCATTAGAAATGTACGATCCTGTTCATGACGAAAAAGTGACAACTTCACTATCCGGAATGTCTGGGAAAATCACTGATAAATACACCATTGTTCCACAATACAAAGGGAAATATGCGATCAAACCAATGCAGTTTTCTTATTTTGATTTAAATACAGGTTCTTATAAAACTATAACGTCACCAGAA
This genomic interval carries:
- a CDS encoding tetratricopeptide repeat protein, whose product is MKNLLLYILLTFSLAVSAQEKDKTLPDANDEYKQNKFVDAEANYRISESKFPKRAAAPYNLGNTIYKQNQVSEAKFAYAKAIKNAKTRPEKHKAFHNLGNVFMKEKDYTQAVEAYKEALRNDPTDDETRYNYALAKQKLKENPPKNDKNKDKNKDKDKDKNKDKDKDKDKNKDKDKDKDKKDDKGDKDKDKKDGKNDPKKDDKSDNKGEPKPQPGGISKERVQNLLDAVNNEEKKIQDKVNAQKVKGSPKKTEKDW
- a CDS encoding BatD family protein; the encoded protein is MKRYLILFLFTFQGLLAQVQFEARVSKNTLGLNERFRIDFMMNVDGDNFDQPSFEGFRIVGGPSQQVSQSWVNGRSSFQKIYSYILQPEKKGTFYIKQAAIEYNGQIYKTAPIKIVVTNAVAQERDPNDSGRPQGTSTGDEMLNLVAEISKTNPYLNEPITVVYKLYFNYINVTGFKELAKPKYNDFWNQNIDIKQLAVEQGTYQGQRCYYVILKKTILYPQKSGRLTIEPLSLDIGVQLPSNRRDMFGQMIVTDGNKVVSAGAKTINVRPLPEATKPEGFGGAVGKFDFTVTPSKTTLKSGESLDLIVSASGNGNMKLFTLPKPVVPNALEMYDPVHDEKVTTSLSGMSGKITDKYTIVPQYKGKYAIKPMQFSYFDLNTGSYKTITSPEIMVDVLDGPMQAEANATAAKNVISKTEQFKYIKSKTTLTAIARNDFYGSDLYYALLFLPFVIIPIIVLAKKRKEAIDGDVTGNRIRMNNKLAKRYLSEAKKQLNNKEPFYIALEKAMHNFLKAKLHIETSEMSKDNIRELLLSRNSNPETVQNFINLTENCEFARYAPASSASIQQDYDKAVLIISELEKQIV